A genomic region of Xiphophorus couchianus chromosome 18, X_couchianus-1.0, whole genome shotgun sequence contains the following coding sequences:
- the kcnj5 gene encoding G protein-activated inward rectifier potassium channel 4, whose product MAGDSRVLMDHNMEIGVTPAQVKKLPKHLREPQISTERTHLISEPVKKPRQRYVQKDGKCNVHHGNVQETYRYLSDLFTTLVDLRWRFSLLIFTLVYVVNWLFFGFLWWLIALVRGDLVHGDEEGWTPCVENLNSFVSAFLFSIETETTIGYGYRVITERCPEGIVLLLVQAILGSIVNAIMVGCMFVKISQPKNRAETLMFSTNAVISVRDNKMCLMFRVGDLRNSHIVEASIRAKLIRSQQTKEGEFIPLNQTDINIGFDTGDDRLFLVSPLIISHEINEKSPFWELSMAQMEKEEFEIVVILEGMVEATGMTCQARSSYLDTEVLWGYRFTPVLSLEKGFYEVDYNNFHDVYETNTPTCSAKELATKLRDEPLLPQLPLLSPEPKTQTFDPLDCLSELNPLSQDEKMEERDSSDRGENNGLTAALEEPPITD is encoded by the exons TAAGAAACTCCCGAAACATCTGCGGGAGCCTCAGATCTCAACCGAGCGAACCCACTTGATTTCAGAACCTGTAAAAAAGCCACGTCAGCGGTATGTGCAGAAGGATGGCAAGTGCAACGTTCATCACGGAAATGTGCAAGAGACCTATCGTTACCTCAGTGACTTATTTACAACTCTGGTGGATCTGCGGTGGCGCTTCAGTCTATTAATTTTTACCTTGGTTTATGTGGTCAACTGGCTTTTCTTTGGGTTTCTCTGGTGGCTTATTGCACTGGTCCGTGGAGATCTGGTGCATGGAGATGAAGAGGGCTGGACCCCATGTGTGGAAAACCTCAACAGTTTTGTCTCAGCTTTCCTCTTCTCTATTGAGACAGAGACCACCATTGGGTATGGCTATCGCGTCATTACAGAACGATGCCCTGAAGGTATTGTACTGCTCTTGGTGCAAGCCATCTTGGGATCCATTGTTAACGCAATTATGGTGGGGTGCATGTTTGTCAAGATTTCACAGCCAAAGAACCGCGCCGAGACCCTCATGTTTTCAACCAATGCTGTCATTTCGGTGCGGGACAACAAGATGTGCCTGATGTTTCGAGTGGGGGACTTGAGGAACTCTCACATTGTGGAGGCGTCAATTAGAGCAAAGCTCATCCGCTCACAGCAGACCAAAGAGGGGGAGTTCATCCCACTCAACCAGACTGACATAAACATCGGCTTTGACACAGGGGATGATCGGTTGTTCCTGGTGTCACCACTCATCATTTCCCATGAGATCAATGAAAAGAGCCCATTCTGGGAATTGTCCATGGCACAAATGGAGAAAGAGGAATTCGAAATCGTCGTTATCCTTGAGGGCATGGTTGAAGCCACAG GAATGACATGTCAGGCTCGGAGTTCCTACCTGGATACAGAGGTGTTATGGGGCTACCGCTTCACACCTGTTTTATCTTTGGAAAAGGGCTTCTACGAAGTAGACTACAACAACTTCCATGACGTCTATGAGACCAACACTCCCACCTGCAGCGCCAAGGAGCTAGCCACCAAGCTTCGGGACGAACCACTTTTGCCTCAGCTCCCGCTTCTAAGTCCCGAACCTAAAACGCAAACTTTTGACCCCCTGGACTGCCTGTCTGAGTTGAATCCACTAAGTCAGGAtgaaaagatggaggaaagaGATTCAAGTGATAGGGGAGAGAACAATGGCTTAACTGCTGCTCTCGAGGAGCCTCCAATCACTGATTGA